The following proteins come from a genomic window of Nitrospira sp.:
- the bioF gene encoding 8-amino-7-oxononanoate synthase, which produces MFQSRLQQLDNQSLTRRLHTLGSATGPTIQFAGRTVILLASNDYLGLATHPDVIHAAIQATTQYGTGAGAARLVCGTLPPHTELEQALAAFKQTPSALVYGSGYLANLGIIPSLITRGGQIFADRLCHASLIDGARLSRADLRVYRHRDLNHLESLLKRTTPGRPVLIVTDGLFSMDGDLAPLPELATLAERFGATLYVDDAHGTGVMGQSGRGTLEHFEVEGRIPFHMGTLGKALGSSGAYLAGPTDMIQYLVNTSRPFMFTTAPPPASAAAACAALTVLQKDPSRRARLWRNRDHLFAGLTRLGFHLTESASPILPILIGHAEKALAFAEQLLAQGVYAPAIRPPTVPDGSSRIRLTITAAHSPEQIEFALSAFERAGQSTQLI; this is translated from the coding sequence ATGTTTCAGAGCCGCCTCCAACAGCTGGATAACCAATCGCTAACCCGGCGTCTCCATACACTCGGCTCTGCGACCGGGCCAACCATCCAGTTCGCGGGGCGCACGGTCATCCTGCTGGCCTCCAACGACTACTTGGGTCTCGCCACCCATCCTGACGTCATTCACGCCGCCATCCAGGCAACCACGCAGTACGGAACAGGTGCCGGAGCAGCGCGATTAGTCTGCGGCACACTCCCTCCTCATACAGAGCTGGAACAGGCTCTTGCCGCCTTTAAGCAGACCCCCTCTGCATTAGTCTATGGATCGGGGTACCTTGCGAATTTGGGCATCATCCCATCGCTCATCACACGAGGCGGGCAGATCTTCGCTGATCGACTCTGTCACGCCAGCCTCATCGATGGCGCGCGCCTCAGTCGCGCTGACCTGCGGGTCTACAGGCACCGAGATCTGAATCACCTTGAGTCCCTCCTCAAACGGACAACCCCTGGGCGACCAGTGCTCATCGTGACAGACGGGCTGTTCAGCATGGACGGCGATCTGGCCCCGCTTCCTGAACTGGCAACTCTGGCCGAACGATTCGGTGCGACGCTCTATGTCGATGATGCCCACGGCACCGGAGTGATGGGACAATCCGGCCGCGGCACACTCGAGCATTTCGAAGTTGAGGGCCGGATTCCGTTTCACATGGGCACCCTCGGCAAGGCACTTGGTAGTAGCGGCGCCTATCTCGCCGGCCCTACGGACATGATCCAATACCTGGTGAACACCAGCCGCCCCTTCATGTTTACAACCGCCCCGCCGCCTGCTTCGGCGGCAGCGGCCTGCGCCGCGCTGACCGTACTCCAAAAAGATCCGTCACGCCGCGCGCGGCTGTGGCGCAATCGCGACCATCTGTTCGCTGGCCTGACTCGTCTCGGATTTCACCTCACCGAATCCGCCAGCCCCATCCTCCCCATCCTGATCGGTCACGCCGAGAAGGCGCTCGCTTTTGCCGAACAACTGCTGGCTCAAGGGGTCTACGCGCCGGCGATCCGCCCACCGACCGTCCCTGATGGATCCAGCCGTATTCGCTTGACCATCACTGCGGCACACTCCCCTGAACAGATTGAATTCGCGCTTTCCGCCTTTGAACGCGCCGGACAATCCACACAGCTGATCTAG
- a CDS encoding alanine--glyoxylate aminotransferase family protein — MLKRYLLAPGPTPVPPEVLLAMARPMIHHRAPEFDPIFAEVREGLKWLFQTRNDVLMLASSGTGGMEGSISNFLSPGDKALCINGGKFGERWGKICKAFGVQVTEIKVEWGDAVDPKVVADALNADPSIKAVYVQASETSTGVSHDVKALGEIVKGYENTILVVDAITALGVFDIKTDAWGLDVVITGSQKALMLPPGMAFVSVSDKAWAFAEKAKNASFYFNFKKERENQAKNQTLFTPTVSLIIGLQEVFRIMKGEGLDKMFARQGQLAHAMREGMKAAGLALFPKNSPSDALTTVCAPDGVDGQAIYKNLRVQYGITAAGGQDQLKGKVFRLSHMGYADRFDVITAVAATEMVLKGLGHSVKLGSGVGKAQEILMAK; from the coding sequence ATGTTGAAGCGGTATTTGTTGGCTCCGGGCCCTACGCCTGTACCCCCAGAAGTGTTGTTGGCGATGGCCCGTCCGATGATTCATCATCGGGCTCCTGAGTTCGATCCGATCTTCGCGGAAGTTCGTGAGGGGCTCAAGTGGCTGTTTCAGACTCGAAATGACGTCCTGATGTTGGCTTCCTCCGGTACAGGGGGGATGGAAGGGTCGATCTCCAATTTTCTGTCTCCCGGCGACAAGGCGCTGTGTATCAATGGCGGGAAGTTTGGCGAGCGGTGGGGAAAGATCTGCAAAGCATTTGGAGTGCAGGTCACGGAAATCAAGGTCGAGTGGGGCGATGCGGTCGATCCGAAAGTGGTCGCCGATGCGTTGAACGCCGATCCCTCGATTAAGGCGGTCTATGTCCAGGCCAGTGAGACGTCGACCGGAGTGTCGCACGACGTGAAGGCGCTGGGCGAGATTGTCAAAGGGTATGAGAATACGATTTTGGTCGTCGATGCGATTACCGCGTTGGGCGTATTCGACATCAAGACGGATGCATGGGGATTGGATGTCGTCATTACCGGTTCGCAGAAGGCCCTTATGCTTCCGCCGGGCATGGCATTCGTGAGCGTCAGCGACAAGGCCTGGGCATTTGCGGAAAAAGCCAAGAATGCGTCGTTCTATTTCAACTTCAAGAAAGAACGTGAGAATCAGGCCAAGAATCAGACGTTGTTTACGCCGACGGTGTCCTTGATTATCGGTCTTCAGGAAGTGTTCAGAATCATGAAGGGCGAGGGGCTCGATAAGATGTTTGCGCGGCAGGGGCAGTTGGCCCACGCCATGCGTGAAGGGATGAAGGCTGCAGGATTGGCGCTGTTCCCCAAGAATTCACCGAGTGATGCGTTGACGACGGTCTGTGCGCCGGATGGAGTGGATGGGCAGGCCATCTATAAGAATCTCCGTGTTCAATATGGCATTACCGCAGCCGGCGGGCAGGACCAGTTGAAGGGCAAAGTGTTTCGTCTCTCTCATATGGGCTATGCCGATCGATTTGACGTGATTACGGCCGTGGCTGCGACAGAGATGGTCCTGAAGGGGCTTGGCCATTCTGTGAAGTTGGGCAGCGGAGTGGGTAAAGCGCAAGAAATTTTGATGGCGAAATAG
- a CDS encoding PilT/PilU family type 4a pilus ATPase, translating into MDIRSLLKVMVDQEASDLYLTVDAPPIYRIHGSTQQTDAPPFSNEQLEALALALMRGQQRGEFEEKMEMNLALYYKELGRFRVNIFRQRGNVGLVFRLIKAEIQSVDQLQLPPIIKDIAMTKRGLVLVVGATGSGKSTSLAAMIDHRNSIHQGHIITVEDPIEFVHSHKKSLITQREIGFDTLSFQNALKNTLRQAPDVILIGEVRDTETMEAAITFAETGHLCIATLHSNNANQAIERIMNFFPVERHPQIYLQLSLNLRAIISQRLIPSLDGRRVPALEIMLDTPRVKDLVKKAEIDTLKEAMEQGVDEGCQTFDHVLFQLYKANKISLEQALINADSANNLRLKIKLEGLKGDDAVNALLDKHPSHQQSDAFKIQGSGNVVPLKKR; encoded by the coding sequence ATGGATATCCGCAGCCTCTTAAAAGTAATGGTCGACCAAGAAGCCTCCGACCTCTACCTCACGGTCGACGCGCCCCCGATCTATCGGATCCACGGTTCGACGCAACAGACGGACGCGCCCCCGTTCAGCAACGAACAACTGGAGGCCTTGGCCCTGGCGCTCATGCGCGGGCAGCAACGGGGAGAATTCGAAGAGAAGATGGAGATGAACCTGGCGCTCTACTACAAAGAGCTGGGCCGGTTCCGCGTGAATATTTTCCGACAGAGAGGCAATGTCGGTCTCGTCTTCCGTCTGATTAAAGCAGAGATTCAATCCGTCGATCAGCTGCAACTCCCGCCCATCATCAAAGACATCGCCATGACCAAGCGCGGGCTTGTGTTGGTCGTCGGCGCCACCGGCTCCGGAAAATCAACCTCGCTCGCGGCCATGATCGACCATCGGAACTCCATTCACCAAGGGCACATCATCACGGTCGAAGACCCGATCGAATTCGTCCACAGCCACAAGAAATCGCTGATCACCCAGCGAGAGATCGGCTTCGACACCCTGAGCTTTCAGAATGCCCTGAAAAATACCCTCCGGCAGGCCCCCGACGTGATTCTCATCGGCGAAGTCCGGGATACCGAAACCATGGAAGCCGCCATTACGTTCGCAGAAACCGGGCACCTCTGCATCGCGACGTTGCACTCGAATAATGCCAACCAGGCCATTGAGCGCATCATGAACTTCTTCCCGGTCGAACGGCATCCGCAAATCTATCTTCAGCTCTCGCTGAACCTGCGCGCCATTATTTCACAACGCCTCATTCCCTCCCTCGATGGGCGGCGTGTGCCGGCGCTCGAAATCATGCTGGATACACCGCGCGTGAAAGACCTCGTCAAGAAGGCAGAAATCGACACGCTCAAAGAAGCGATGGAGCAGGGAGTCGATGAAGGCTGCCAAACCTTCGACCACGTCCTCTTCCAGCTCTACAAAGCTAATAAGATCAGCCTTGAACAGGCCTTGATCAATGCGGACAGCGCCAACAATCTCCGTCTCAAGATCAAGCTGGAAGGGCTCAAAGGCGATGACGCGGTGAATGCCCTGCTGGATAAGCACCCCTCGCACCAGCAGAGCGATGCCTTTAAGATTCAGGGGAGCGGAAACGTAGTGCCTCTCAAGAAGCGCTGA
- a CDS encoding MarR family winged helix-turn-helix transcriptional regulator, which translates to MPLIKIDRDELPGRLVTGLSKIGLAMKSRPWRRQGRQGVGPLQVQVLSFLRTQPNRCAMVSVIARELSVKLPTASEVIRTLELKQLVRRRRSDEDNRVVTVHLTAKGMKASQVGTGWPEALAAATQQLSGQEQANLLAILVKMIRALQLQGEIPVARMCVSCEHFSPNAHPNSAASHHCQFIDTSLADQSLRLDCSDYVEAAPLVAKQAWEKFVQAKSA; encoded by the coding sequence ATGCCATTGATTAAGATTGATCGAGACGAGCTACCGGGGCGATTGGTGACGGGTCTATCGAAGATTGGCCTGGCGATGAAGAGCCGGCCATGGCGTCGGCAGGGACGGCAGGGGGTTGGGCCATTGCAGGTGCAGGTCTTGTCCTTCTTGCGAACACAGCCCAATCGTTGCGCCATGGTGTCGGTCATTGCGAGAGAGCTTTCCGTCAAGCTTCCGACGGCATCGGAGGTCATTCGTACGCTGGAGTTGAAGCAGTTGGTGCGGCGCCGCCGGTCTGATGAGGATAATCGGGTGGTGACGGTGCATTTGACGGCGAAGGGAATGAAGGCCAGTCAGGTGGGAACGGGATGGCCGGAAGCGTTAGCGGCCGCGACGCAGCAGTTGTCGGGGCAGGAGCAGGCCAATCTTCTTGCCATTCTGGTCAAGATGATTCGAGCGCTACAATTACAGGGAGAGATTCCTGTGGCGCGGATGTGCGTATCGTGTGAGCATTTTAGCCCCAACGCGCATCCAAACAGCGCAGCTTCTCACCATTGCCAGTTCATTGATACCTCGCTGGCGGATCAATCATTGCGCCTGGATTGTTCGGATTACGTTGAGGCTGCTCCCTTGGTAGCGAAGCAGGCCTGGGAAAAGTTTGTCCAAGCAAAATCTGCGTAG
- a CDS encoding transglycosylase SLT domain-containing protein — translation MPFFALCILTIGTFLVPVEDSFAEAPSPDVAADVNTPEEDDEPDANLVPLEPELTTLPPELTEPAQDSGTAIGAASQDPSNSMVPFPSPIQSANGGTVYNIPIVMDPTVQSHIRFFNTSIRSRFEQWLIRLSRYQPLVEKIFSEFNIPSDLVYLSLVESGFNPYAFSRAKATGPWQFMKGTGKVYGLRIDNYVDERRDPIKSTVAAARYLRDLYDLFGAWPLAMAAYNAGEGKVMRALHKVQGETFSDISKTKLIRTETKQYVPRIMAATVIARNPDQYGFPQNPVAPHQFEEVVVNRPLHFHAIANTTGIPYEELRLLNPELRRDATPPGESAYHLKVPVGTSAKVVQLLDRVPSYKFPPLPAVKVQRVKADSGRWYRVRGGDTLEKVSKRFRVPMKTLKAKNNLTSPVIKAGEFLIIAR, via the coding sequence ATGCCATTTTTCGCACTCTGCATTCTTACGATCGGAACCTTCTTGGTCCCCGTCGAGGACAGTTTCGCCGAAGCTCCATCGCCGGACGTGGCGGCCGATGTGAATACCCCGGAAGAAGACGACGAACCGGATGCCAACCTGGTTCCTCTCGAACCTGAATTAACCACTCTCCCTCCAGAGCTGACCGAACCCGCGCAGGATTCAGGAACGGCCATCGGAGCTGCATCGCAAGATCCGTCAAACTCGATGGTGCCATTCCCAAGCCCCATCCAATCCGCCAATGGCGGGACCGTCTACAATATTCCCATCGTGATGGACCCCACCGTGCAGAGTCACATTCGCTTCTTCAATACGTCGATCCGATCTCGCTTTGAACAATGGCTCATACGACTCAGCCGCTATCAACCGCTGGTTGAAAAGATTTTCTCAGAATTCAATATTCCCAGCGATCTGGTCTATCTGTCCCTAGTCGAAAGCGGCTTCAATCCCTACGCTTTCTCGCGCGCGAAAGCGACCGGGCCGTGGCAATTCATGAAAGGCACGGGAAAGGTCTATGGCCTCCGCATCGACAATTATGTGGATGAACGCCGCGACCCGATCAAGTCAACCGTCGCAGCTGCTCGCTACCTCCGCGACCTCTACGACCTCTTCGGAGCCTGGCCTCTCGCCATGGCGGCCTACAATGCCGGTGAAGGCAAGGTCATGCGGGCGCTCCATAAGGTTCAAGGGGAAACCTTCTCTGACATCTCGAAAACTAAATTGATCCGCACCGAAACGAAGCAATACGTACCCCGCATCATGGCCGCCACCGTTATCGCACGGAATCCAGATCAATACGGATTCCCGCAGAATCCTGTTGCGCCCCATCAGTTTGAAGAAGTGGTGGTGAATCGGCCGCTCCATTTCCATGCGATCGCCAACACCACCGGCATCCCGTACGAAGAACTCCGTCTTCTGAACCCGGAACTTCGACGCGACGCCACGCCGCCTGGGGAATCGGCGTACCACCTCAAAGTCCCGGTGGGAACCAGCGCGAAAGTGGTCCAGCTTCTGGATCGTGTTCCTTCATATAAATTTCCTCCGCTCCCGGCAGTCAAAGTACAACGCGTCAAAGCCGATAGCGGGCGATGGTATCGCGTACGCGGAGGGGACACACTCGAGAAAGTTTCCAAGCGTTTCCGCGTCCCCATGAAAACGCTGAAGGCGAAAAACAACCTGACCAGCCCCGTCATCAAGGCCGGGGAGTTCTTGATCATCGCACGTTAA
- a CDS encoding type IV pilus twitching motility protein PilT yields MDISKLLTFSVKEGASDCHISSGEPPMIRIHGDLKKLDHPALTPDETHALIYDMMTDTQRKNFEEHRECDFSFELGDIARFRVNVFVQQRGLGAVFRNIPTEILPLEKLGMPPTLRQLCDKEKGLILVTGPTGSGKSTTLAAMVDYLNNTFEGHIITIEDPIEFVHKSKKCLVNQRELGVHTLSFANALKSALREDPDIVLVGEMRDLDTIQLALTAAETGHLVFGTLHTSSAPKTIDRIIDAFPPAQQAQIRTQLSEALEAVITQTLLKKKSGGRVAALEIMVATTAVRNLIREAKLHQIPGIMQASQKDGMQTMDMALLELATRGVVTKAEAQSRSMNPNLFGSAASLSGAA; encoded by the coding sequence ATGGATATTTCCAAACTCCTGACCTTTTCAGTCAAAGAAGGCGCGTCCGACTGCCATATCAGCTCGGGCGAACCCCCGATGATTCGCATTCATGGCGACCTAAAGAAGTTGGATCACCCGGCCCTTACACCGGATGAGACGCATGCGCTGATCTACGACATGATGACGGATACCCAGCGAAAAAACTTCGAAGAACATCGGGAATGCGACTTCTCGTTCGAGCTTGGCGATATCGCTCGCTTCCGCGTGAACGTCTTTGTCCAGCAGCGCGGACTCGGGGCGGTCTTCCGAAACATCCCCACGGAAATTCTTCCGCTTGAAAAGCTCGGCATGCCGCCCACCTTGCGTCAGCTATGCGACAAGGAAAAAGGGCTCATCCTCGTCACCGGCCCCACCGGGTCCGGTAAGTCGACGACGCTCGCCGCCATGGTCGACTATCTGAACAATACCTTCGAAGGCCACATCATCACAATCGAAGACCCCATTGAGTTCGTACACAAGTCAAAGAAATGTCTCGTGAACCAACGGGAGCTGGGCGTGCACACGCTGTCCTTTGCCAATGCCCTCAAATCCGCACTTCGCGAAGACCCCGATATCGTGCTGGTGGGAGAAATGCGCGATCTGGATACCATTCAGCTCGCACTGACTGCGGCAGAAACCGGGCACTTGGTCTTCGGCACGCTGCACACATCGAGCGCACCCAAAACCATCGACCGTATCATCGACGCCTTCCCACCGGCACAACAGGCACAGATCCGGACGCAGCTGTCAGAAGCCCTGGAAGCCGTTATTACCCAGACGCTGCTCAAGAAAAAGTCGGGAGGACGAGTCGCGGCGCTGGAAATCATGGTCGCAACCACCGCCGTCCGCAACCTGATCCGTGAGGCCAAGCTCCATCAAATCCCCGGCATCATGCAGGCCAGCCAGAAAGACGGCATGCAGACGATGGACATGGCGTTACTCGAACTGGCAACGCGTGGCGTCGTCACGAAAGCCGAAGCGCAATCGCGCAGCATGAATCCGAACCTCTTCGGATCAGCCGCCTCACTCAGCGGCGCCGCGTAA
- a CDS encoding nucleotidyl transferase AbiEii/AbiGii toxin family protein, whose translation MAGHPSNLPASIHQRLLNQAKAQDRPLQELLQYFAIERFLFRLSQSPHATRFYLKGALMLRLWDAPLSRPTIDVDLMGRQVLSQEELEQVIKDVCGQKVSDDGCLFDAATVRVQPIRLEDQYGGIRVAFISHIGKMRLNMQVDVGFGDVIVPGPIPIDFPALLDFPSPHLLAYSPESAIAEKFQAMVMLDAANSRMKDFYDIWLLARAHPFDGSVLSQAIQATFTRRQTAFPVDIPTALTDRFVKDRIKQTQWKAFVRKGHLAAEQVSLSEVVELLQGFLMPPMRAAAKREMFQRHWPAGGPWT comes from the coding sequence ATGGCCGGTCATCCGTCCAATCTGCCGGCATCGATTCATCAGCGGCTGCTCAATCAAGCCAAGGCGCAGGACCGGCCTCTTCAAGAGTTGCTCCAGTATTTTGCCATTGAACGATTCCTGTTCCGTCTCAGTCAATCGCCGCATGCCACAAGGTTTTATCTCAAGGGGGCCCTCATGCTTCGGCTCTGGGATGCGCCCCTTTCGCGCCCGACGATCGATGTGGATCTGATGGGGCGGCAGGTGCTGTCCCAGGAGGAGCTGGAGCAGGTCATCAAAGATGTCTGCGGACAAAAGGTGTCGGATGACGGATGTCTCTTCGACGCAGCAACCGTGCGAGTCCAGCCCATTCGCCTTGAGGATCAGTACGGAGGTATCCGTGTCGCGTTCATTTCCCACATTGGAAAGATGCGGCTCAACATGCAGGTGGATGTCGGATTTGGTGACGTCATCGTTCCAGGGCCGATTCCGATTGATTTCCCGGCGCTCCTTGATTTTCCGTCCCCCCATCTTCTGGCGTACTCTCCTGAGAGCGCGATCGCGGAGAAATTTCAGGCGATGGTGATGCTGGATGCAGCGAATAGCCGAATGAAGGATTTTTATGACATTTGGCTTCTCGCCAGAGCTCATCCATTTGATGGCTCGGTCTTGAGCCAAGCGATCCAGGCCACGTTTACGCGGCGACAGACCGCATTCCCGGTAGACATCCCCACCGCGCTGACGGATCGCTTTGTGAAGGATCGCATCAAGCAGACGCAGTGGAAGGCCTTTGTCCGGAAAGGCCATCTTGCGGCTGAGCAGGTGTCACTCAGTGAGGTCGTGGAATTACTTCAAGGCTTCCTCATGCCTCCAATGCGAGCCGCTGCCAAAAGAGAGATGTTTCAACGTCATTGGCCAGCCGGCGGGCCTTGGACGTGA
- a CDS encoding SUMF1/EgtB/PvdO family nonheme iron enzyme — translation MQWGVCCSLVVGMVAALSFAEAADLPSSKGAPPKSVEAVKGKDGAPMFLVPAGPFLMGANEGLPNERPEHTVTIKAFYIDQYEVTSGRYQQFLELGKRGDPVPTDEDSGRSLEDRPVVGVTWTEAAAYCAWAGKRLPSEAEWEKAARGTDGRRYPWGAMQPFVDIANYNRGLWVSEAITLVPVGSGLEGMSVRHGLKEGGKSPYGLAHMAGNAAEWVNDWYDREYYQKSPDADPLGPKSGEKRVIRGGSWADLPTALRVTARFSAEPEFEDRTVGFRCALDAAK, via the coding sequence ATGCAATGGGGAGTTTGCTGCAGCCTGGTAGTTGGAATGGTGGCGGCGCTGTCATTCGCTGAGGCGGCAGATCTGCCTTCTTCGAAAGGCGCTCCGCCAAAATCCGTAGAAGCCGTCAAAGGCAAAGATGGTGCTCCGATGTTCCTGGTTCCCGCCGGGCCTTTTCTCATGGGCGCCAATGAAGGATTGCCGAATGAACGGCCCGAGCACACAGTGACCATCAAGGCGTTTTACATTGATCAATATGAGGTCACGTCCGGGCGGTATCAGCAATTTCTTGAGCTGGGCAAGCGCGGGGATCCGGTACCCACCGATGAGGATTCGGGGCGTTCTCTCGAGGATCGCCCTGTCGTGGGGGTGACCTGGACGGAAGCCGCCGCTTATTGTGCATGGGCAGGGAAACGATTGCCCTCTGAAGCTGAATGGGAAAAGGCGGCGCGGGGGACGGATGGCCGGCGATATCCTTGGGGGGCGATGCAGCCATTTGTCGATATTGCGAACTACAATCGCGGTCTTTGGGTGAGTGAGGCCATTACCTTGGTGCCGGTCGGCAGCGGACTGGAGGGAATGAGTGTTCGCCATGGATTGAAGGAAGGGGGCAAGAGCCCGTACGGCCTTGCGCACATGGCCGGAAATGCGGCTGAATGGGTGAACGATTGGTACGATCGTGAGTATTATCAGAAGAGCCCTGACGCTGATCCCCTGGGTCCGAAAAGCGGGGAGAAACGGGTCATTCGTGGTGGGTCGTGGGCGGATCTACCAACGGCATTGCGCGTGACGGCTCGATTTTCAGCGGAGCCGGAGTTTGAAGATCGGACGGTCGGGTTTCGATGTGCCCTGGATGCTGCGAAGTAG
- a CDS encoding tetratricopeptide repeat protein — MTYRIKVPPRTLPVDEAHLVSNLEHWLESVRVYRGPLLVGAAILLLAAGIVGGVLWYDSQTAHKAQDLEREATLHYFTRPADDPKKADTNLKEAVALYKRIVEEYPRTSTAPLAAFHLGNALVQANELDAAIEAYKRFVLMYGSNASLLGLVQQRLGYAYLLKGDRDQAAKAYSAVLDIPGALNRDHALFELARLEESLSRPEGALAHYQDLMKNYPNSPLANEAAVRLKVLEVKKSPDPAPASPAPAATAPATPKKP, encoded by the coding sequence ATGACCTATCGTATTAAAGTTCCACCACGGACTTTGCCGGTCGACGAGGCGCATCTGGTCAGCAATCTTGAGCATTGGCTGGAGAGTGTGCGCGTCTATCGTGGTCCGTTGCTGGTGGGGGCAGCGATTCTACTGCTCGCAGCGGGAATTGTCGGTGGTGTGTTGTGGTACGACAGCCAGACGGCTCATAAAGCCCAAGATCTTGAACGGGAAGCCACGCTTCATTATTTCACACGGCCTGCAGACGACCCCAAAAAGGCGGATACGAATCTCAAGGAAGCGGTGGCGCTCTATAAGAGAATTGTGGAGGAGTATCCCCGGACATCAACGGCTCCGCTTGCGGCGTTCCATCTCGGGAATGCGTTGGTTCAGGCCAATGAGTTGGATGCGGCTATTGAAGCGTATAAGCGATTTGTTCTGATGTACGGATCGAATGCGTCGCTGCTTGGTTTGGTTCAGCAGCGTTTGGGCTATGCGTATCTCTTGAAGGGGGATCGTGATCAGGCAGCCAAGGCTTATTCGGCGGTGCTGGATATTCCCGGTGCGTTGAATCGGGATCATGCACTGTTTGAGCTGGCCCGGCTGGAAGAGAGTCTGTCGCGGCCTGAGGGTGCGCTGGCACATTATCAGGACTTGATGAAAAACTACCCGAATTCCCCGCTGGCCAACGAAGCCGCTGTGCGGCTCAAGGTGCTTGAAGTGAAGAAGTCGCCAGATCCCGCCCCTGCTTCTCCTGCGCCGGCTGCTACAGCACCGGCCACACCTAAGAAACCATAA
- a CDS encoding type IV toxin-antitoxin system AbiEi family antitoxin domain-containing protein, with amino-acid sequence MKRVELERRAEAAFRRHRGVLRTSHALKLGIHPRILYRLRDAGRLVSVTRGVYRLAELPEPSHPDLLVVARRVPQAVICLISALSFHGLTTQIPHEVHIALPRRTRYPRLDHPPLRVFLMTGAAYSEGIETHSIEGIPIRVYGPEKTVVDCFKFRNKIGIDVAVEALRLARERKRVTPRALLQYARLCRVERVMRPYLEALT; translated from the coding sequence ATGAAGCGCGTTGAGCTGGAACGCCGAGCTGAAGCTGCTTTCCGCCGCCATCGGGGCGTGCTGCGGACCTCTCATGCGCTGAAGCTGGGGATCCATCCACGCATTCTCTACCGCCTTCGTGACGCCGGGCGGCTTGTCTCTGTGACCCGGGGAGTGTACCGGCTGGCCGAACTGCCGGAGCCGAGCCATCCGGATCTTCTTGTCGTGGCGCGTCGAGTCCCTCAGGCAGTGATCTGTCTCATCTCGGCGCTCTCCTTCCATGGTCTCACCACCCAAATCCCGCACGAGGTCCACATTGCGTTGCCTCGTCGGACCCGGTATCCACGGCTCGACCATCCTCCGCTTCGCGTGTTTCTGATGACGGGTGCCGCGTACTCCGAAGGGATCGAAACGCATTCAATCGAGGGTATACCGATTCGCGTATATGGACCAGAAAAGACGGTGGTGGACTGCTTCAAGTTTCGGAACAAAATCGGCATCGATGTGGCCGTTGAGGCGCTGCGACTGGCCCGTGAGCGGAAGCGCGTGACGCCCCGTGCGCTGCTTCAGTATGCTCGACTCTGCCGAGTTGAACGTGTCATGCGTCCGTATCTGGAGGCGCTGACATAA